From Papaver somniferum cultivar HN1 unplaced genomic scaffold, ASM357369v1 unplaced-scaffold_99, whole genome shotgun sequence, the proteins below share one genomic window:
- the LOC113346305 gene encoding uncharacterized protein LOC113346305: MMSKRSIYIWGISILCFVVLMIVTPTYPQDEDYHNFADQRTFLGIPNMLNVVSNFPFLIVGLIGLVLCHHGNYFRLSLQGELWGWTCFFVGVAAVGIGSSYYHLKPNDATLVWDRLPMTVAFTSIVAIFIIERVDEKKGTISIIPLMMVGIISILYWRFFDDLRPYGVVQFVPLIAIPAMAILMPPMYTHSTYWLWAAGFYLLAKVEEQEDKVIYGWTQHIVSGHTLKHLCAAMVPVFLALMLAKREIEPQRQSLLTTWRISYRRVKESRLNGERQEYNYTEVRTTES, from the exons ATGATGAGTAAAAGAAGTATATACATATGGGGAATTTCGATTCTTTGCTTTGTGGTTTTGATGATTGTTACTCCTACTTATCCTCAAGATGAAGACTATCATAACTTCGCTGATCAGCGCACTTTCCTAG GGATACCTAATATGTTGAATGTGGTTtcaaacttcccatttcttattgtTGGTCTAATTGGCTTGGTGCTCTGCCACCATGGAAATTATTTTAGATTAAG CTTGCAGGGAGAGTTGTGGGGTTGGACATGTTTTTTCGTCGGTGTGGCAGCTGTTGGTATTGGTTCTTCTTACTATCATCTCAAGCCAAATGATGCTACACTAGTGTGGGATCGCTTGCCT ATGACTGTAGCATTCACATCAATTGTGGCTATTTTTATTATTGAAAGAGTTGAtgaaaagaaaggaacaatatctATCATTCCTCTAATGATGGTGGGTATAATAAGCATTTTGTATTGGCG TTTTTTTGATGACCTACGCCCATATGGAGTAGTCCAGTTCGTCCCTCTTATTGCTATTCCTGCTATGGCTATCTTAATGCCCCCAATGTATACACATTCCACTTACTGGCTGTGGGCTGCAG GATTTTACCTCTTGGCTAAAGtggaagaacaagaagataaagTGATCTATGGATGGACTCAACATATTGTTAGTGGACATACTCTCAAGCATTTATGTGCCGCAATGGTTCCTGTTTTCCTAGCACTCATGCTTGCGAAGAGAGAAATTGAACCCCAGAG GCAAAGTTTGCTCACGACATGGAGAATCTCCTATAGGAGAGTTAAAGAAAGTCGCTTGAATGGGGAGCGTCAAGAATATAACTACACTGAAGTTAGAACCACAGAATCATAG